In Apis cerana isolate GH-2021 linkage group LG5, AcerK_1.0, whole genome shotgun sequence, a single genomic region encodes these proteins:
- the LOC107994405 gene encoding GPI ethanolamine phosphate transferase 1 isoform X4 gives MYNKKFNIINNNYLFIIWGLTMHLIFLWGTLDINFHSPIIQELPNVSILKNPPAKRLVLFIADGLRFRTFIETPPKFLKHVMTNKGAWGISHTRVPTESRPGIVAICAGLYEDPSAIFKGWKENPVDFDSIFNQSYLSWAWGSPDIISIFTKDSWVFDKYIEWLREDAYKIKNAERIILFLHLLGCDTTGHAVKPYSKEYIANMNYVDRKIKEVVQLTENFFGDNSTAYIFTSDHGMTDWGSHGSGSTDETETPFIVWGAGINTFNFRQNIEQIDITPLISTLIGAPIPINNEGVLPWQYLNVTDLKYINYALLNNLKQLTYQVKANHKMNCEDNEYADWREIELDNKIITLDKDLETADLNERLKEIINSIKLAKKSLLYFRQYQRTRFLLYLSIMWLGWIISLFFKITGVNRPVIHSFILLITNIVFLISIITIFIMYKALSLAVFPLLPVVEPYPRIYIVILSMCIVTIIIILKIQSKYRKAIEIFRLTITGLIYLEFIDGRNWISWTILLTTPLYICIYPIQSKERMQGIMLGFFCPFILLSTSYEPCFFIILALHLSCWLQSNSFIQYHQNTKNALTMEELLKAAIFMLYTLLCFFGTGNMASISSFNPSWTRHFVTVFSPFTMFLLILLKICIPLILIGCTSHIFGESSSIFFGVLLLGDCLSLPLMFYVTPQGSWLDIGSAISRFTIAISLPCLILLLHYLSYPLIMFSPNKFKFYINLKKKHIV, from the exons atgtataataagaagtttaatataataaacaataattatttatttataatatgggGTTTGACaatgcatttaatatttttatggggtacactcgatattaattttcattctcccattattcaagaattaccaaatgtatcaattttaaagaatccACCAGCAAAAagattagttttatttatagcaGATGGTTTAAGATTTAGAACATTCATTGAAACACCACCAAAATTTCTGAA ACATGTAATGACAAATAAAGGTGCTTGGGGTATATCTCATACACGAGTACCAACAGAATCTAGACCAGGTATTGTTGCAATTTGTGCAGGATTATATGAAGATCCCAGTGCTATATTTAAAGGATGGAAAGAAAATCCTGTTGattttgattctatttttaaccAAAGCTATCTTTCATGGGCATGGGGTAGTCctgatattatatctatatttacaaaag ACTCCTgggtatttgataaatatattgaatggtTAAGAGAAGAtgcttacaaaattaaaaatgctgaacgtattattttatttcttcatcttcttgGTTGTGATACTACAGGACATGCAGTAAAACCTTACTCAAA AGAATATATTGCTAACATGAATTATGTTGATCGGAAAATAAAGGAAGTGGTACaattaacagaaaatttttttggagATAATAGTActgcatatatttttacatctgaTCATGGAATGACTGATTGGGGATCACATGGAAGTGGTTCTACAGATGAAACAGAGACACCATTTATTGTTTGGGGTGCAggaattaatacatttaattttcgtcAAAATATAGAACAAATTGATATTACACCTTTAATTTCTACTTTAATTGGTGCTCCGATTCCAATTAACAATGAA ggTGTATTACCTTGGCAGTATTTAAATGTTACTGAtcttaaatacataaattatgcactgctaaataatttgaaacaattaaCATATCAAGTAAAAGCAAATCATAAAATGAATTGTGAAGATAATGAATATGCAGATTGGAGAGAAAtagaattagataataaaattattactttagaTAAAGATCTTGAAACAGCAGATTTAAATGAAAgactaaaagaaattattaactcAATTAAGCTAGCTAAAAAgtctttgttatattttcgACAATATCAAAGAacacgatttttattatatttgtctaTAATGTGGCTAGGAtggataatatcattattttttaaaataactggAGTTAATCGACCTGTTATACattcctttattttattaatcacaaatattgtatttttaatttcaataattacaatatttattatgtacaaag CTTTATCTTTAGCTGTTTTTCCATTGCTGCCTGTTGTAGAACCATATCCTCGGATTTATATCGT aattcttAGTATGTGCATTGTaaccataataattatattaaagatacaatcgaaatatagaaaagcaatcgaaatttttcgattaacaATTAcaggattaatatatttggaatttataGATGGTCGAAATTGGATATCATggacaattttattaacaacaccattatatatttgcatttatccTATACAATCAAAAGAAAGAATGCAAGGAATTATGTTGGGATTTTTTTgtccatttattttattatctacatCTTATGAACcttgtttctttataattcttgCATTACATTTATCTTGTTGGTTACAatctaattcttttattcaatatcatcaaaatactaaaaatgcTTTGACAATGGAAGAATTGCTTAAAGCAGCAATCTTT ATGTTATACACATTGCTATGTTTTTTTGGAACTGGAAATATGGCAAGTATCAGTTCATTTAATCCTTCTTGGACTCGTCATTTTGTGACAGTTTTTTCTCCATTTACAATGTTtctattaatacttttaaaaatatgcatacctttaatattaattggatGTACAAGTCATATATTTGGAGAGTCTTCAAGCATCTTTTTTGGAGTACTTTTATTGGGAGATTGTTTATCGTTACCACTCATGTTTTATGTTACTCCTCAAGGAAGTTGGCTAGATATTGGTAGTGCTATAAGTAGATTTACAATTGCGATTTCTCTTCCAtgtcttatattattattacattatcttTCATATCctttaataatgttttctccaaataaatttaaattttatattaatttaaaaaaaaaacatattgtataa
- the LOC107994405 gene encoding GPI ethanolamine phosphate transferase 1 isoform X1, whose product MYNKKFNIINNNYLFIIWGLTMHLIFLWGTLDINFHSPIIQELPNVSILKNPPAKRLVLFIADGLRFRTFIETPPKFLKHVMTNKGAWGISHTRVPTESRPGIVAICAGLYEDPSAIFKGWKENPVDFDSIFNQSYLSWAWGSPDIISIFTKGIKGNIYGDSYPSEWQNFDIIHGKIWRLDSWVFDKYIEWLREDAYKIKNAERIILFLHLLGCDTTGHAVKPYSKEYIANMNYVDRKIKEVVQLTENFFGDNSTAYIFTSDHGMTDWGSHGSGSTDETETPFIVWGAGINTFNFRQNIEQIDITPLISTLIGAPIPINNEGVLPWQYLNVTDLKYINYALLNNLKQLTYQVKANHKMNCEDNEYADWREIELDNKIITLDKDLETADLNERLKEIINSIKLAKKSLLYFRQYQRTRFLLYLSIMWLGWIISLFFKITGVNRPVIHSFILLITNIVFLISIITIFIMYKDCNNWRLSYYTFLAIVSLWLVIRNAIIYTIKLKICNNKYYWTLIAEIIFLLVIMFIGLTYRSVLSIGMLSIILTQKIVLKNTKNLFFWTALSLAVFPLLPVVEPYPRIYIVILSMCIVTIIIILKIQSKYRKAIEIFRLTITGLIYLEFIDGRNWISWTILLTTPLYICIYPIQSKERMQGIMLGFFCPFILLSTSYEPCFFIILALHLSCWLQSNSFIQYHQNTKNALTMEELLKAAIFMLYTLLCFFGTGNMASISSFNPSWTRHFVTVFSPFTMFLLILLKICIPLILIGCTSHIFGESSSIFFGVLLLGDCLSLPLMFYVTPQGSWLDIGSAISRFTIAISLPCLILLLHYLSYPLIMFSPNKFKFYINLKKKHIV is encoded by the exons atgtataataagaagtttaatataataaacaataattatttatttataatatgggGTTTGACaatgcatttaatatttttatggggtacactcgatattaattttcattctcccattattcaagaattaccaaatgtatcaattttaaagaatccACCAGCAAAAagattagttttatttatagcaGATGGTTTAAGATTTAGAACATTCATTGAAACACCACCAAAATTTCTGAA ACATGTAATGACAAATAAAGGTGCTTGGGGTATATCTCATACACGAGTACCAACAGAATCTAGACCAGGTATTGTTGCAATTTGTGCAGGATTATATGAAGATCCCAGTGCTATATTTAAAGGATGGAAAGAAAATCCTGTTGattttgattctatttttaaccAAAGCTATCTTTCATGGGCATGGGGTAGTCctgatattatatctatatttacaaaag gtataaaaggaaatatatatggTGATAGTTATCCCTCTGAATggcaaaattttgatattatacatGGTAAAATTTGGCGTTTAGACTCCTgggtatttgataaatatattgaatggtTAAGAGAAGAtgcttacaaaattaaaaatgctgaacgtattattttatttcttcatcttcttgGTTGTGATACTACAGGACATGCAGTAAAACCTTACTCAAA AGAATATATTGCTAACATGAATTATGTTGATCGGAAAATAAAGGAAGTGGTACaattaacagaaaatttttttggagATAATAGTActgcatatatttttacatctgaTCATGGAATGACTGATTGGGGATCACATGGAAGTGGTTCTACAGATGAAACAGAGACACCATTTATTGTTTGGGGTGCAggaattaatacatttaattttcgtcAAAATATAGAACAAATTGATATTACACCTTTAATTTCTACTTTAATTGGTGCTCCGATTCCAATTAACAATGAA ggTGTATTACCTTGGCAGTATTTAAATGTTACTGAtcttaaatacataaattatgcactgctaaataatttgaaacaattaaCATATCAAGTAAAAGCAAATCATAAAATGAATTGTGAAGATAATGAATATGCAGATTGGAGAGAAAtagaattagataataaaattattactttagaTAAAGATCTTGAAACAGCAGATTTAAATGAAAgactaaaagaaattattaactcAATTAAGCTAGCTAAAAAgtctttgttatattttcgACAATATCAAAGAacacgatttttattatatttgtctaTAATGTGGCTAGGAtggataatatcattattttttaaaataactggAGTTAATCGACCTGTTATACattcctttattttattaatcacaaatattgtatttttaatttcaataattacaatatttattatgtacaaag attgtAATAATTGGagattatcttattatacatttttagcTATAGTTTCTCTCTGGTTAGTTATTCgaaatgcaattatatatacaataaaattaaaaatttgtaataataaatattattggacACTAATtgcagaaataatttttttattagtaataatgTTCATTGGCTTAACATATAGGTCTGTTCTTAGTATAGGAATGTTAAGCATTATTTTAACtcaaaaaatagtattaaaaaatactaaaaatttatttttctggaCAGCTTTATCTTTAGCTGTTTTTCCATTGCTGCCTGTTGTAGAACCATATCCTCGGATTTATATCGT aattcttAGTATGTGCATTGTaaccataataattatattaaagatacaatcgaaatatagaaaagcaatcgaaatttttcgattaacaATTAcaggattaatatatttggaatttataGATGGTCGAAATTGGATATCATggacaattttattaacaacaccattatatatttgcatttatccTATACAATCAAAAGAAAGAATGCAAGGAATTATGTTGGGATTTTTTTgtccatttattttattatctacatCTTATGAACcttgtttctttataattcttgCATTACATTTATCTTGTTGGTTACAatctaattcttttattcaatatcatcaaaatactaaaaatgcTTTGACAATGGAAGAATTGCTTAAAGCAGCAATCTTT ATGTTATACACATTGCTATGTTTTTTTGGAACTGGAAATATGGCAAGTATCAGTTCATTTAATCCTTCTTGGACTCGTCATTTTGTGACAGTTTTTTCTCCATTTACAATGTTtctattaatacttttaaaaatatgcatacctttaatattaattggatGTACAAGTCATATATTTGGAGAGTCTTCAAGCATCTTTTTTGGAGTACTTTTATTGGGAGATTGTTTATCGTTACCACTCATGTTTTATGTTACTCCTCAAGGAAGTTGGCTAGATATTGGTAGTGCTATAAGTAGATTTACAATTGCGATTTCTCTTCCAtgtcttatattattattacattatcttTCATATCctttaataatgttttctccaaataaatttaaattttatattaatttaaaaaaaaaacatattgtataa
- the LOC107994405 gene encoding GPI ethanolamine phosphate transferase 1 isoform X2, producing MYNKKFNIINNNYLFIIWGLTMHLIFLWGTLDINFHSPIIQELPNVSILKNPPAKRLVLFIADGLRFRTFIETPPKFLKHVMTNKGAWGISHTRVPTESRPGIVAICAGLYEDPSAIFKGWKENPVDFDSIFNQSYLSWAWGSPDIISIFTKDSWVFDKYIEWLREDAYKIKNAERIILFLHLLGCDTTGHAVKPYSKEYIANMNYVDRKIKEVVQLTENFFGDNSTAYIFTSDHGMTDWGSHGSGSTDETETPFIVWGAGINTFNFRQNIEQIDITPLISTLIGAPIPINNEGVLPWQYLNVTDLKYINYALLNNLKQLTYQVKANHKMNCEDNEYADWREIELDNKIITLDKDLETADLNERLKEIINSIKLAKKSLLYFRQYQRTRFLLYLSIMWLGWIISLFFKITGVNRPVIHSFILLITNIVFLISIITIFIMYKDCNNWRLSYYTFLAIVSLWLVIRNAIIYTIKLKICNNKYYWTLIAEIIFLLVIMFIGLTYRSVLSIGMLSIILTQKIVLKNTKNLFFWTALSLAVFPLLPVVEPYPRIYIVILSMCIVTIIIILKIQSKYRKAIEIFRLTITGLIYLEFIDGRNWISWTILLTTPLYICIYPIQSKERMQGIMLGFFCPFILLSTSYEPCFFIILALHLSCWLQSNSFIQYHQNTKNALTMEELLKAAIFMLYTLLCFFGTGNMASISSFNPSWTRHFVTVFSPFTMFLLILLKICIPLILIGCTSHIFGESSSIFFGVLLLGDCLSLPLMFYVTPQGSWLDIGSAISRFTIAISLPCLILLLHYLSYPLIMFSPNKFKFYINLKKKHIV from the exons atgtataataagaagtttaatataataaacaataattatttatttataatatgggGTTTGACaatgcatttaatatttttatggggtacactcgatattaattttcattctcccattattcaagaattaccaaatgtatcaattttaaagaatccACCAGCAAAAagattagttttatttatagcaGATGGTTTAAGATTTAGAACATTCATTGAAACACCACCAAAATTTCTGAA ACATGTAATGACAAATAAAGGTGCTTGGGGTATATCTCATACACGAGTACCAACAGAATCTAGACCAGGTATTGTTGCAATTTGTGCAGGATTATATGAAGATCCCAGTGCTATATTTAAAGGATGGAAAGAAAATCCTGTTGattttgattctatttttaaccAAAGCTATCTTTCATGGGCATGGGGTAGTCctgatattatatctatatttacaaaag ACTCCTgggtatttgataaatatattgaatggtTAAGAGAAGAtgcttacaaaattaaaaatgctgaacgtattattttatttcttcatcttcttgGTTGTGATACTACAGGACATGCAGTAAAACCTTACTCAAA AGAATATATTGCTAACATGAATTATGTTGATCGGAAAATAAAGGAAGTGGTACaattaacagaaaatttttttggagATAATAGTActgcatatatttttacatctgaTCATGGAATGACTGATTGGGGATCACATGGAAGTGGTTCTACAGATGAAACAGAGACACCATTTATTGTTTGGGGTGCAggaattaatacatttaattttcgtcAAAATATAGAACAAATTGATATTACACCTTTAATTTCTACTTTAATTGGTGCTCCGATTCCAATTAACAATGAA ggTGTATTACCTTGGCAGTATTTAAATGTTACTGAtcttaaatacataaattatgcactgctaaataatttgaaacaattaaCATATCAAGTAAAAGCAAATCATAAAATGAATTGTGAAGATAATGAATATGCAGATTGGAGAGAAAtagaattagataataaaattattactttagaTAAAGATCTTGAAACAGCAGATTTAAATGAAAgactaaaagaaattattaactcAATTAAGCTAGCTAAAAAgtctttgttatattttcgACAATATCAAAGAacacgatttttattatatttgtctaTAATGTGGCTAGGAtggataatatcattattttttaaaataactggAGTTAATCGACCTGTTATACattcctttattttattaatcacaaatattgtatttttaatttcaataattacaatatttattatgtacaaag attgtAATAATTGGagattatcttattatacatttttagcTATAGTTTCTCTCTGGTTAGTTATTCgaaatgcaattatatatacaataaaattaaaaatttgtaataataaatattattggacACTAATtgcagaaataatttttttattagtaataatgTTCATTGGCTTAACATATAGGTCTGTTCTTAGTATAGGAATGTTAAGCATTATTTTAACtcaaaaaatagtattaaaaaatactaaaaatttatttttctggaCAGCTTTATCTTTAGCTGTTTTTCCATTGCTGCCTGTTGTAGAACCATATCCTCGGATTTATATCGT aattcttAGTATGTGCATTGTaaccataataattatattaaagatacaatcgaaatatagaaaagcaatcgaaatttttcgattaacaATTAcaggattaatatatttggaatttataGATGGTCGAAATTGGATATCATggacaattttattaacaacaccattatatatttgcatttatccTATACAATCAAAAGAAAGAATGCAAGGAATTATGTTGGGATTTTTTTgtccatttattttattatctacatCTTATGAACcttgtttctttataattcttgCATTACATTTATCTTGTTGGTTACAatctaattcttttattcaatatcatcaaaatactaaaaatgcTTTGACAATGGAAGAATTGCTTAAAGCAGCAATCTTT ATGTTATACACATTGCTATGTTTTTTTGGAACTGGAAATATGGCAAGTATCAGTTCATTTAATCCTTCTTGGACTCGTCATTTTGTGACAGTTTTTTCTCCATTTACAATGTTtctattaatacttttaaaaatatgcatacctttaatattaattggatGTACAAGTCATATATTTGGAGAGTCTTCAAGCATCTTTTTTGGAGTACTTTTATTGGGAGATTGTTTATCGTTACCACTCATGTTTTATGTTACTCCTCAAGGAAGTTGGCTAGATATTGGTAGTGCTATAAGTAGATTTACAATTGCGATTTCTCTTCCAtgtcttatattattattacattatcttTCATATCctttaataatgttttctccaaataaatttaaattttatattaatttaaaaaaaaaacatattgtataa
- the LOC107994405 gene encoding GPI ethanolamine phosphate transferase 1 isoform X3 produces MYNKKFNIINNNYLFIIWGLTMHLIFLWGTLDINFHSPIIQELPNVSILKNPPAKRLVLFIADGLRFRTFIETPPKFLKHVMTNKGAWGISHTRVPTESRPGIVAICAGLYEDPSAIFKGWKENPVDFDSIFNQSYLSWAWGSPDIISIFTKGIKGNIYGDSYPSEWQNFDIIHGKIWRLDSWVFDKYIEWLREDAYKIKNAERIILFLHLLGCDTTGHAVKPYSKEYIANMNYVDRKIKEVVQLTENFFGDNSTAYIFTSDHGMTDWGSHGSGSTDETETPFIVWGAGINTFNFRQNIEQIDITPLISTLIGAPIPINNEGVLPWQYLNVTDLKYINYALLNNLKQLTYQVKANHKMNCEDNEYADWREIELDNKIITLDKDLETADLNERLKEIINSIKLAKKSLLYFRQYQRTRFLLYLSIMWLGWIISLFFKITGVNRPVIHSFILLITNIVFLISIITIFIMYKALSLAVFPLLPVVEPYPRIYIVILSMCIVTIIIILKIQSKYRKAIEIFRLTITGLIYLEFIDGRNWISWTILLTTPLYICIYPIQSKERMQGIMLGFFCPFILLSTSYEPCFFIILALHLSCWLQSNSFIQYHQNTKNALTMEELLKAAIFMLYTLLCFFGTGNMASISSFNPSWTRHFVTVFSPFTMFLLILLKICIPLILIGCTSHIFGESSSIFFGVLLLGDCLSLPLMFYVTPQGSWLDIGSAISRFTIAISLPCLILLLHYLSYPLIMFSPNKFKFYINLKKKHIV; encoded by the exons atgtataataagaagtttaatataataaacaataattatttatttataatatgggGTTTGACaatgcatttaatatttttatggggtacactcgatattaattttcattctcccattattcaagaattaccaaatgtatcaattttaaagaatccACCAGCAAAAagattagttttatttatagcaGATGGTTTAAGATTTAGAACATTCATTGAAACACCACCAAAATTTCTGAA ACATGTAATGACAAATAAAGGTGCTTGGGGTATATCTCATACACGAGTACCAACAGAATCTAGACCAGGTATTGTTGCAATTTGTGCAGGATTATATGAAGATCCCAGTGCTATATTTAAAGGATGGAAAGAAAATCCTGTTGattttgattctatttttaaccAAAGCTATCTTTCATGGGCATGGGGTAGTCctgatattatatctatatttacaaaag gtataaaaggaaatatatatggTGATAGTTATCCCTCTGAATggcaaaattttgatattatacatGGTAAAATTTGGCGTTTAGACTCCTgggtatttgataaatatattgaatggtTAAGAGAAGAtgcttacaaaattaaaaatgctgaacgtattattttatttcttcatcttcttgGTTGTGATACTACAGGACATGCAGTAAAACCTTACTCAAA AGAATATATTGCTAACATGAATTATGTTGATCGGAAAATAAAGGAAGTGGTACaattaacagaaaatttttttggagATAATAGTActgcatatatttttacatctgaTCATGGAATGACTGATTGGGGATCACATGGAAGTGGTTCTACAGATGAAACAGAGACACCATTTATTGTTTGGGGTGCAggaattaatacatttaattttcgtcAAAATATAGAACAAATTGATATTACACCTTTAATTTCTACTTTAATTGGTGCTCCGATTCCAATTAACAATGAA ggTGTATTACCTTGGCAGTATTTAAATGTTACTGAtcttaaatacataaattatgcactgctaaataatttgaaacaattaaCATATCAAGTAAAAGCAAATCATAAAATGAATTGTGAAGATAATGAATATGCAGATTGGAGAGAAAtagaattagataataaaattattactttagaTAAAGATCTTGAAACAGCAGATTTAAATGAAAgactaaaagaaattattaactcAATTAAGCTAGCTAAAAAgtctttgttatattttcgACAATATCAAAGAacacgatttttattatatttgtctaTAATGTGGCTAGGAtggataatatcattattttttaaaataactggAGTTAATCGACCTGTTATACattcctttattttattaatcacaaatattgtatttttaatttcaataattacaatatttattatgtacaaag CTTTATCTTTAGCTGTTTTTCCATTGCTGCCTGTTGTAGAACCATATCCTCGGATTTATATCGT aattcttAGTATGTGCATTGTaaccataataattatattaaagatacaatcgaaatatagaaaagcaatcgaaatttttcgattaacaATTAcaggattaatatatttggaatttataGATGGTCGAAATTGGATATCATggacaattttattaacaacaccattatatatttgcatttatccTATACAATCAAAAGAAAGAATGCAAGGAATTATGTTGGGATTTTTTTgtccatttattttattatctacatCTTATGAACcttgtttctttataattcttgCATTACATTTATCTTGTTGGTTACAatctaattcttttattcaatatcatcaaaatactaaaaatgcTTTGACAATGGAAGAATTGCTTAAAGCAGCAATCTTT ATGTTATACACATTGCTATGTTTTTTTGGAACTGGAAATATGGCAAGTATCAGTTCATTTAATCCTTCTTGGACTCGTCATTTTGTGACAGTTTTTTCTCCATTTACAATGTTtctattaatacttttaaaaatatgcatacctttaatattaattggatGTACAAGTCATATATTTGGAGAGTCTTCAAGCATCTTTTTTGGAGTACTTTTATTGGGAGATTGTTTATCGTTACCACTCATGTTTTATGTTACTCCTCAAGGAAGTTGGCTAGATATTGGTAGTGCTATAAGTAGATTTACAATTGCGATTTCTCTTCCAtgtcttatattattattacattatcttTCATATCctttaataatgttttctccaaataaatttaaattttatattaatttaaaaaaaaaacatattgtataa